A genomic region of Arachis stenosperma cultivar V10309 chromosome 9, arast.V10309.gnm1.PFL2, whole genome shotgun sequence contains the following coding sequences:
- the LOC130948600 gene encoding uncharacterized protein LOC130948600, which yields MSIEVPQEDLCSIERLNHDQSAAFRCIMNTIDRRESGVFFVDGPGGAGKTFLYRAIIADLRSKGHIVLVTASSGIAATLLPGGRTAHSRFKIPINAEPSSTCNTSKQSDLAKLIRQTTAIIWDEAPMTNKETMKSLDRTLRDILENNNPFGGKVMVMGGDFRQVLPVVPKGSKSQMISASIVKSHLWAFTKILHLRQNMRSLNDRDFAEYLMRIGDGIEPTICEDLVQIEVGMAIPWEGEASLHKLIEETFPNLQSHGWDASYMVERAILTPKNHDVQQLNDIVINQFPGDERILASFDEVEGDTNNLYQQEYLNSISTGGLPPHMLKVKKSAPLMLLRNIDPKAGLCNGTRLLCRGTFQNMLDKKSFSASDKTFIRKQFPVRLSFALTINK from the exons ATGTCCATCGAAGTTCCTCAAGAAGACCTGTGTTCTATAGAAAGATTGAATCATGACCAGTCTGCAGCTTTCAGGTGCATTATGAATACAATTGATCGAAGAGAAAGTGGAGTGTTCTTCGTGGATGGACCAGGAGGAGCAGGTAAGACATTTCTTTACAGAGCTATAATTGCAGACTTAAGAAGTAAAGGGCATATTGTCTTGGTAACTGCGTCTTCAGGAATAGCTGCAACTTTACTGCCTGGTGGTCGAACAGCTCATTCTAGATTTAAGATTCCAATCAATGCAGAACCATCCTCCAcgtgcaatacaagtaaacaaTCTGATCTTGCAAAACTGATTAGGCAGACGACCGCGATAATTTGGGATGAAGCGCCAATGACTAATAAAGAGACAATGAAATCACTGGACCGCACATTACGAGATATCTTAGAAAACAATAATCCATTTGGAGGGAAGGTGATGGTTATGGGAGGGGATTTTCGCCAAGTACTACCTGTTGTGCCGAAAGGAAGTAAGTCGCAAATGATTTCAGCTTCTATTGTTAAATCACATTTATGGGCATTCACCAAAATTCTCCACCTGCGACAAAATATGCGATCTCTTAATGATCGTGATTTTGCGGAGTATCTTATGCGCATAGGGGATGGGATTGAGCCTACCATATGTGAAGACTTGGTACAAATAGAAGTAGGCATGGCAATACCATGGGAAGGTGAGGCATCATTACACAAATTAATAGAAGAAACCTTTCCAAATTTGCAATCTCATGGGTGGGATGCATCTTATATGGTGGAGAGAGCGATATTGACACCCAAGAATCATGATGTGCAACAGCTTAATGATATAGTCATCAACCAATTTCCGGGAGACGAACGAATTTTAGCATCCTTTGATGAAGTAGAAGGAGATACAAATAATCTGTATCAACAAGAATATCTTAACTCGATCTCTACAGGTGGATTGCCACCTCATATGTTGAAGGTAAAAAAAAGTGCTCCTCTGATGTTACTGAGAAACATAGATCCTAAGGCAGGCTTATGCAATGGCACAAGGCTACTGTGTCGAGGAACTTTTCAAAATATGTTAGACAAAAAGAGCTTTTCTGCCTCggataaaacat TTATTAGAAAACAATTTCCTGTAAGGTTGAGTTTTGCCTTAACGATAAATAAATAA